From Mucilaginibacter rubeus, a single genomic window includes:
- a CDS encoding UBP-type zinc finger domain-containing protein, protein MEETCAHIEAVESITEPKDYVCEECVKHHGTWLHLRTCQTCGVTLCCDSSPNTHMTKHFHATGHPVVISAEPGERWLWCYVDEAVKGY, encoded by the coding sequence ATGGAAGAAACTTGCGCCCACATTGAAGCTGTTGAAAGCATAACCGAACCGAAAGATTACGTTTGCGAGGAATGCGTAAAACATCACGGAACCTGGTTACACCTGCGTACCTGCCAAACATGCGGTGTTACGTTATGCTGCGACAGTTCGCCAAATACCCACATGACCAAGCATTTTCACGCTACAGGTCACCCTGTAGTTATATCTGCCGAGCCCGGTGAACGCTGGCTTTGGTGCTATGTGGATGAAGCGGTTAAAGGATATTAA
- a CDS encoding DoxX family protein, whose protein sequence is MNLVHKIEHWGDTHHPKALDIVRIVLGMFLLVKGITFMENTSYLRGIINDQNVIDVSPDMLMILVYYVAFAHMVGGILIAMGILTRLGCIIQIPILVGAVFLIGIFQEPINAMLWPTVTALGLLILFTIIGSGPWSLDKVLSFKG, encoded by the coding sequence ATGAATCTGGTTCATAAAATTGAACATTGGGGCGATACTCATCACCCTAAAGCTTTGGATATTGTGCGTATTGTTCTTGGTATGTTTTTGTTGGTAAAAGGCATAACCTTTATGGAAAACACTTCCTATCTGCGGGGCATCATCAACGATCAAAACGTTATTGATGTATCGCCGGACATGCTGATGATCCTGGTATATTATGTGGCATTTGCCCATATGGTAGGTGGCATATTGATAGCCATGGGCATCTTAACCCGCCTTGGTTGTATAATCCAGATTCCGATCCTGGTTGGGGCGGTATTTCTGATTGGTATTTTTCAGGAGCCCATCAATGCCATGTTGTGGCCAACGGTTACAGCGCTCGGCTTACTTATACTCTTTACCATTATAGGTTCCGGCCCATGGTCGTTAGATAAGGTATTATCATTTAAAGGGTAG